GCCGTTGGCGCGCGCCATTTCGGCGATGCCGTGGGCCGTGGCGTTGGACCCGACGACTCGCTCGAGCTCCGGCGTCATCTCCAGCAGCTCGACGATCGAGAAGCGCCCACGATAGCCGGTCTGCGTGCACTGCCCGCAGCCGACCGCCTTGAAGAGCTGGGCACCCTCCGGCACGTACGGCAGCACCCGCGCCGGCAGTTCGGCGATCGGCTGCGACGTGCGACACACCGGACAGAGTTGGCGCATCAGACGCTGGGCAATCACGCCGCGGAGCGCTGCACCGATCTTGAAGGCCTCGAGGCCCATGTCGACGAGGCGCGTCACCGTGTTCGGTGCATCGTTGGTGTGCAGCGTCGACAGCACGAGGTGGCCCGTCAGCGAGGCCTGCACGGCAATCTGCGCCGTCTCGAGGTCACGGATTTCGCCGACCAGGACCACGTCGGGGTCCTGACGCAGGATCGAGCGCAACGCCGCGGCAAAGGTGAGCCCCTGTTTGTCGTTGGTCTGCACCTGCACAATGTTGCGCCCGAGCCGGTATTCGACCGGATCCTCGACGGTGATGATGTTGATCCCTTCGCGCTGGATCTCGCGGATGCAGGCGTACAGCGTCGTCGTCTTCCCCGAGCCGGTCGGGCCGGTGCAAAGCACCACCCCTTCCTTGTGGCCGAGCATGCGGCGGATCCCGTCCTGTTCTTCCGGATAGAGCCCGAGCGAGGGGAGCGCCAGCGCCGTGCTCTGGGTGTTCAGAATGCGGATGACGACCTTCTCGCCATGCGTCGCCGGCAGCGTCGAAATTCGCAGATCGACCGGCGTCCCGCTCGCCTGGGAGACGCGCGCACGGCCGTCCTGCGGCCGCAACCGATCGGCGATGTCCATCCCGGCCATGATCTTCACGCGCGAGATCAGCGGAATGCCCGCCTTCCGCGGAATCGTCATCGCCTGGCGCAACACGCCGTCGATCCGATAGCGGACAATGACCGACTGCTCGCCCGACTCGATGTGGATGTCGCTGGCCCGCGAGATGATCCCGTCGGCGAGGAGCACATTCACCAGCTTGATGATCGGCCGCGAGGTGGCTTCGGCAGTCAGCAGGTCGGTCTCGTCGTCGCTCGCTTCCTCCACCAATTCGGCGCCCTCGAGACCGTCCATCCCCGAGAGCATGTCCGCGACGGTGCCATCATTGATGTGCGTGCCGTAGAGCTCGTCGAGCTTCTCGCGGATCCGCGGCGGCGATGCCAGCGCCATCCGTACCTCGCGTCCGGTGGCGAAGGCGAGCGCCTGTTCGGCACCGACGTCGAACGGGTTGGCGGTGGCGACGAGCAGCAGGGCATCGGTCACGCTGACCGGCACGACGCGATAGCGACGCGCGAGCGCCTCGGGGAGGGCGTCTCGACCCGCTGCATCGACCAGCGTCAGGTCTGCGATCGGCAACCGGCAACGAGCCGAGAGGGCGGCCAGGATGTCGGCCTCGGGCAGCATCCGCGCATCGAGGACGCGCTCCCAGAGGGAGTCGTGCGTGGTCTGCCCCTCCTGCGCGCGCTCCAGCGTCCCCGCCGGGAGGAGGGGGCCGAGAATCGTTGCCAGCCACTCATCGTTGAAGCTCGCCACCTGCGTGCCGTCCCGGGTCGAAGGCCCACACCAAAGAGTCCCCGAAATCTATGCCAGACAAGGGGATGGGGCCAAACCGCCGGCGCCAGCATGCTGCAGGACGACAGGGTGGTGCGCCGGGGTGCCGTTGGGGCGTCCATGGAGGTAGTCGCGCACCCGGTGCGGCCGCCGCCCCGAATCCGGAGCCCTGCATGCCCCAACGCGCCGCCAGTCTCGAGGAAATGCTCGATCAGATCGAGGAAGTCTCCACGGAGACCACCTCGGTCACATTTGACCAGATTCTCGACGCGGTGGGGCGTCGCTCCTTCGGGCCGTTGCTGATCGTGGCGGGGTTGGTCGTGCTGGCGCCGGTGGTCGGTGACATCCCGGGGATGCCGACGGCGGTGGCGATCTTCGTCGCGCTGGTCGCCGGCCAGTTCGCGTTCGGCGCCGAGCAGATCTGGCTCCCGCGCTGGATGCTCGACCGCTCGGTCAAGAGCGCCAGGCTCGGCAAGCCGCTCCGCTTCCTGCGGAAGCCCGCTGCCTGGATCGACGGACTGACCCGACCCCGTCTGCGAGCGCTCGCCGGCCCCCACGCGGTTCGCGTCGTGGCGAGCATCTGCCTGGCGCTCGCCGTGGTGATGCCGCTCATGGAGGTTGTGCCGTTCAGCGCCAACGCGGCCGGCCTCATCTTGGCGGTGTTCGGGCTCGCGCTGATCGCCAGCGACGGCCTCATGGTGGTCATCGGTACCCTGGTGACGCTGGCAACGCTGGTGTTGATGGCGCTGGTCCTGTTCTAGGCCCACCCCCTGGCTGTGTCACTGAAGCGCCGGATGATGCTGATCGTCCCGTCCTTGAAGTCCGCACCGTCGAGCCGGGCAAGCATGTCAATGTCCCGCCCTGGTCGAACGGTCGAGAACCGTTCACCCGGTAGCCGATTCACTTGGGAGTCACTCGCAGGTTCGAGAAATACGCATCGGAACTGATGCGCGCCCACAGCGCGATCGCGCCGCGCCCCGTCCCATGTTTGAGGTCATTGACCACCAGCGCAGGCTGGCTCGCCCCATTGATGTACAGGCGCGCCTGATTGCCGGTCACGGCGATCTTCATTCGCGTCCACCCGCCGGCCTCCATGTCAGCATACGACTCGTAGACCCCAGGGCTCGATTGCCGAAGGAGGTTCCACGGTGCGTCCGGGCTCGCCTCATACTGCACGGAGCGATTCCGGAAGAGCTCGTCCTCAAGCCGCGCATTCTCGGGACGGAGGTAGAAGCGCTCGGACGAATCGCCCCGCACGCGGAATGAGAGGCCGACGAAGCCCTTGTAGGCACTCACATTGTCCGTCGCGTAGCCGGCTCGCCGAGCGCCCGAGACGTCGAGCTCGATGGTCCCGTCCTCGAAATCGGTGCCGGTGAGGACCGCCATCATCTCCTGGTCGCTGTCCTGTTCGTGGCCGGCGAGCGGGAAGAGGTGGAGCGCCGGTCGTTCACGGTGCGCCACCCATGCCGCGCGCGCGTTCACCAAGGTGAGGGCGGTGCCGGGCGCCAAGCGGACGGTGTCGACCGCCGGCGATGGCACCGGACGGAGACGTGCGATGCGCGCAGGCCCCTGCCCTGGTGACTCGCCGTAGGCGAGCCAGACGTCATCCGAACGCGGGTCGAACGTCAGGTGACGTACCAGCGCGCCGCGACTCGGCAGCGGGTAATAGTCGAACCGTCGCTCGCGCGGATGGTAGGCGAAGACCGCGTCGGCCGTTCCCGTCCCGATCCAGATCGTCCCGGTGCGCGGGTGCACACGCGCGATGTAGGGCGCCGCATCCTTGATCGGCAACGGGATCTCCTCGAAGCGGGACGCCGCATCAGCCGAGGGATCGAGGCGCACCAGATGGCCTGCCCCGTACGTCGGGATCCAGACGACCCCGTGCTGATCCACGTCGAGTCGGCGCGGCCCGCTGGCCGTGGTCGGCATCGGATAGACGTCCGACTTGCCGGTGCTCGGATGAAAAGCCACGATTCGATTGCCCTGCAACTCGCTCATCCAGATCGTCCCGTTCGGACCGGTACGGAGCTCGTAGGGCACCGGGCCGCCGTCCCCGGTCGCGAGGGTCGGATGCGGGGGCAGGACATGCGTGCGGACGCCCCCTGCGCGCGCGATCGAGGCGAGCAGTTCCGGTGATTGCGTGAAGTGCCCGTTCACCCAGGCGCCCCCGGCCGAATCGAGGGCGACGCTGTGCGCATACATCCCGACGTCCCAGGTCGCCCACTCCGTGCCGTCGTAGCGGGCAAGCTGATGCGGCCCACCGAGGACGACCCACCAGTTGCCCGACGCATCGAGCTCCACGGCCCTGGGATTGGACTTCGCCACCGGGATCTCGACCGTTGACCATGCCCCGCTCTCCGGCTCCAGCAGATGCATCGCATGCGAGCGCATCCCGGTCACGACGATCCGCCCCGTGCGTTCGACCGCGACGTCATGGGGCAGGTCGGCGGAATCGGGGAGCAGGTATTCGCGGATCTCGGCCGCCGCCGCTGCCAAGGGCACGCGCGCTGCCGGCTGCGGGGACTCGCCGAGATTGCGCACGAGCCACTCGGCGGTGCGCTCTGGATCGCGGCCCCCGGAGATGACCGGAAATCCGGTGGTCGCCCCAGCATACCCGAGCATCCGCTGGGTCGCCGTGACCCAACTCTCAATCGGACGCGGTGCGCCCAGGGGCCGGAAGTGGCGTGACTCGAGCTGATGGCAATTGGTGCAGTCGATGATGAACTGGCGCTTGGTCTCACCATCCGGGAGGCGCGCCAGCCACTCCGCACTCGTGGGGGGTTCCGGTGGCACGGAGCGCGCGGGAGGGCGAGAGAATCCGACGGTCGCGAGGCCTCCAGCCACCAACAGACAGGCAGGAACTGCTTGCAGTCGCATCAGTGGCGTTCCTCGTTCCGGGGATGATGGTCCGGTCGGCCTGGAGGGCGGGCGCATCGTTCCCGCATGGTCACCGGATCGGGACGGCCGACGGAGTAGGCAGGAGCTGGGGCGGCTGCAACCTGAGGCTGGAGGAGATCCGCGAACGTGCGCCTCGCTACGCGCCCCAGGGAGTGCCGGTTTCCGGAGCGGCGGTCGCGGCCCCTGCGCCGAACGCAATCCTTACATCACCGGCCACCAATCCGGATGGGCGTCCAGACTCACACCGAACCGCCCAGTCCGGAGCGAGATCCCTGCCTCGACCCGGAAGAGCGGCCCCCAGAGATCGAGGCGTACCCCAGCGACCGTCTCTACCCGCCCGCTCGCGCGCCACGGCAGGTCGCGCGCGTCACCACCGGTGATTCCGGCGGCGAGGAACGGGGTCACTGCACTCGGGAGCCGCAGTCCGCGGGCGTTCGGGAGCGGTGGCATCGGCAGCGTCGCCGGTACCGTCCAGCCGATCTCGACCCGCGCCATCCGCGCCCCACCCAGTGCGCGGTAGGGAATGCCTGGTAAGGTATGCCTCCCGCCGAGCACGAAGGCGCGGTAGCCGGGCAGCCCCGGACTCGCCGCCCCGACGTCCACTGTCGCGCCGAGACGCCCGTCACCCAGCGTCACGCCGCCGCGCCAGGAGGCGTCGAATCGCTGCCAGCTCGCGGCACCCGCGCCGGCCTCCGCCCCGGCGCGCCATCCGTTGCCCGCCGCGTCGCGGTGGGAAAGCCCAAGCCGCGCGATCGTCGCGGCGCCGATCCCCAGCGCCGGATTCGCGCGCGTCTCGCCGGTGATCGGCGAAAACGACGCCGCAACCGACCACGACCATTCGCGCGCGACTTCCGCGTCGAGGCTCCCACCCGCGACGGGCGTGCGCACGCCGAGTGCAACCCGTTCGAGCAGCGTCCAGTCACCCAGATCGGCGCCGCCCACCATCGTGGCGAGCGAACTGACCACCCCGCTGCCGCTCGGCGCGTCGCCCACATCGGCGAGTCGGCGCTCCATGCCGAGCGTCCACGACGCACCGGCGACTGACCGTGCCAACGACAGACCGCCAACAACTCGGGCATCGCTGCCGCCGATCCCGAGCCGAGCCCTGAGCGTCACGACGCCACCGAGTTGGCGTCGCAC
The DNA window shown above is from Gemmatimonadota bacterium and carries:
- a CDS encoding type II/IV secretion system protein, coding for MASFNDEWLATILGPLLPAGTLERAQEGQTTHDSLWERVLDARMLPEADILAALSARCRLPIADLTLVDAAGRDALPEALARRYRVVPVSVTDALLLVATANPFDVGAEQALAFATGREVRMALASPPRIREKLDELYGTHINDGTVADMLSGMDGLEGAELVEEASDDETDLLTAEATSRPIIKLVNVLLADGIISRASDIHIESGEQSVIVRYRIDGVLRQAMTIPRKAGIPLISRVKIMAGMDIADRLRPQDGRARVSQASGTPVDLRISTLPATHGEKVVIRILNTQSTALALPSLGLYPEEQDGIRRMLGHKEGVVLCTGPTGSGKTTTLYACIREIQREGINIITVEDPVEYRLGRNIVQVQTNDKQGLTFAAALRSILRQDPDVVLVGEIRDLETAQIAVQASLTGHLVLSTLHTNDAPNTVTRLVDMGLEAFKIGAALRGVIAQRLMRQLCPVCRTSQPIAELPARVLPYVPEGAQLFKAVGCGQCTQTGYRGRFSIVELLEMTPELERVVGSNATAHGIAEMARANGMLSLFDCGLRHVLDGHTSIDELLRVTDIPSHGTVTPRGGSELLAVASAVPPVAAPIAPPPVAPAPRSDAFLDDLELVDEPPAGSEEVAPVVARATILLVEDEDTLRRVMRDLLEQEGYRICEARDGAEALEQVDRHNPDLVLLDLNLPNVDGYSVLAQLRSRPATMDLPVVVLSARGDEDNEVRVLQLGATDFLTKPFRPRALAARLEATLGRRQS
- a CDS encoding exopolysaccharide biosynthesis protein, whose amino-acid sequence is MPQRAASLEEMLDQIEEVSTETTSVTFDQILDAVGRRSFGPLLIVAGLVVLAPVVGDIPGMPTAVAIFVALVAGQFAFGAEQIWLPRWMLDRSVKSARLGKPLRFLRKPAAWIDGLTRPRLRALAGPHAVRVVASICLALAVVMPLMEVVPFSANAAGLILAVFGLALIASDGLMVVIGTLVTLATLVLMALVLF